A single Bosea sp. PAMC 26642 DNA region contains:
- a CDS encoding septation protein A, whose protein sequence is MTSDNGADTAEAVTERAAGRRNVHPLLKLALEFGPLAIFFFANSYGDRLFGVAPDRRIFVATGIFMVASLAALALSRILMGYLPRMAIVNAVVVSVFGGLTIALDDAFFIKVKPTIVNGLFGCVLLGGLFFGRSLLALVLETVLQLDEEGWRKLTFRWGLFFFVLAGLNEIVWRTQTQDFWVAFKVWGVMPLTMAFALAQTPLILKHEIKAKAAE, encoded by the coding sequence GTGACGAGCGACAACGGAGCCGACACCGCCGAGGCGGTCACGGAACGGGCGGCGGGCCGGCGCAACGTCCATCCGCTGCTCAAGCTCGCGCTCGAATTCGGGCCGCTGGCGATCTTCTTCTTCGCCAACTCCTATGGCGACCGGCTGTTCGGCGTGGCGCCGGACCGGCGCATCTTCGTGGCGACGGGCATCTTCATGGTCGCCTCGCTGGCGGCGTTGGCCCTGTCGCGCATCCTGATGGGCTATCTGCCGCGCATGGCGATCGTCAACGCCGTCGTCGTCAGCGTTTTCGGAGGGCTGACGATCGCGCTCGACGACGCCTTCTTCATCAAGGTCAAGCCGACGATCGTGAATGGGCTGTTCGGCTGCGTGCTGCTGGGAGGCCTGTTCTTCGGGCGCTCGCTGCTGGCGCTGGTGCTGGAGACGGTGCTGCAGCTCGACGAGGAGGGCTGGCGCAAGCTGACCTTCCGCTGGGGCCTGTTCTTCTTCGTGCTGGCAGGCTTGAACGAAATCGTCTGGCGCACCCAGACCCAGGATTTCTGGGTCGCCTTCAAGGTCTGGGGCGTGATGCCGCTGACCATGGCCTTCGCGCTGGCGCAGACGCCGCTGATCCTGAAGCACGAGATCAAGGCGAAGGCGGCTGAGTAG
- a CDS encoding RluA family pseudouridine synthase, whose translation MMLVIDKPAGLPAHRGPQSRHRVIPVLTDHLDALRFGLPRRPEAAHRLDKDTSGCLVLGRHPRAMAELNQMFRDGRIDKTYWAVVEGGPADETGLIDLPLAKKSPDRGWWMKVDLQGLPSQTRYRVLGRGDGEAGPLAWLALEPLTGRTHQLRVHCAASGWPMLGDEIYGTAPRDGGPGLQLHARSITIPLYRKRAPIHVEAPPPPHMLAALRACGWSPDP comes from the coding sequence ATGATGCTGGTCATCGACAAGCCCGCTGGCCTGCCCGCCCATCGCGGCCCGCAATCGCGGCATAGGGTCATCCCCGTGCTCACCGACCATCTCGACGCCCTGCGCTTCGGCCTGCCGCGCCGGCCCGAGGCCGCCCATCGCCTCGACAAGGACACCTCGGGCTGCCTCGTTCTCGGCCGCCACCCGCGTGCCATGGCCGAACTCAACCAGATGTTCCGCGACGGCCGCATCGACAAGACCTATTGGGCGGTCGTCGAGGGCGGCCCCGCCGACGAAACCGGGTTGATCGACCTGCCGCTCGCGAAGAAATCGCCCGATCGCGGCTGGTGGATGAAGGTCGATCTGCAGGGCCTGCCTTCGCAGACGCGATACCGAGTGCTTGGCCGCGGCGACGGGGAAGCCGGCCCGCTTGCCTGGCTCGCTCTGGAGCCGCTGACCGGCCGTACGCATCAGCTGCGCGTGCATTGCGCTGCTTCGGGCTGGCCGATGCTCGGCGACGAGATCTACGGCACCGCCCCGCGCGACGGCGGACCGGGGCTGCAGCTCCATGCCCGCTCCATCACCATCCCGCTCTATCGCAAGCGCGCGCCGATCCATGTCGAGGCACCGCCGCCGCCGCACATGCTGGCCGCCCTGCGGGCCTGCGGCTGGTCGCCCGATCCTTAG
- a CDS encoding alpha/beta hydrolase: MPSLRLLSLSLLFAAGSSAAVWAQAAPVQQPAPQPGFAAEQAAANAAAGPRKTPPRSFPVPTDEVSPEMQKLIAGPFPPHMDAAPKSAAEWKELIDRRAKLAVAAIPAMKEKLKVDVQPAVIGGVKAFIVTPKVMPRANRNRLLVHVHGGGYVFGPGEAALPEAILLAGFGGYKVISVDYRMPPDAPYPAAMDDAMAVWKAAVKMAKPRNMAIFGTSTGGAMTLAMVLRAKSEKLPLPAAIAPGTPWSDIARIGDTYATNEWVDNVLVTWDGWLGRAALLYANGRDLKDPQLSPIYGDFHGFPPTILTSGTRDLFLSNTVRTHRKLRRAGVVADLNVYEGQSHAQYGFDMNAPETKEAFTDIARFFDRHLGRR, from the coding sequence ATGCCGTCACTACGTCTGCTATCCCTGTCGTTGCTCTTCGCGGCCGGAAGTTCCGCCGCCGTCTGGGCGCAAGCCGCCCCGGTCCAGCAACCAGCGCCTCAACCCGGTTTTGCCGCCGAGCAGGCCGCCGCCAATGCCGCCGCTGGGCCGCGTAAGACGCCGCCGCGCAGCTTTCCGGTACCGACCGACGAGGTCAGTCCGGAGATGCAGAAGCTCATCGCCGGCCCCTTCCCGCCGCATATGGATGCGGCGCCCAAGAGTGCGGCCGAATGGAAGGAACTGATCGACCGGCGCGCCAAGCTCGCGGTCGCTGCGATTCCAGCGATGAAGGAGAAGCTCAAGGTCGATGTCCAGCCGGCGGTGATCGGCGGCGTCAAGGCGTTCATCGTCACGCCCAAGGTCATGCCGCGCGCCAATCGCAACCGGCTGCTCGTTCATGTCCATGGCGGCGGCTATGTCTTCGGCCCCGGCGAGGCGGCGCTGCCGGAAGCGATTTTGCTTGCCGGTTTCGGCGGCTACAAGGTGATCTCGGTCGATTACCGCATGCCGCCCGACGCGCCCTATCCCGCGGCCATGGACGATGCGATGGCCGTGTGGAAGGCGGCCGTCAAAATGGCCAAGCCGCGCAACATGGCGATCTTCGGAACCTCGACCGGCGGCGCCATGACGCTTGCCATGGTGCTTCGGGCCAAAAGCGAGAAGCTGCCGCTGCCGGCTGCGATCGCGCCGGGCACGCCCTGGTCGGACATCGCCAGGATCGGCGACACCTACGCCACCAACGAATGGGTCGACAATGTGCTGGTGACTTGGGACGGCTGGCTTGGCCGCGCTGCTCTGCTTTACGCCAATGGCCGCGACCTGAAGGATCCGCAGCTTTCGCCGATCTATGGCGATTTTCACGGCTTTCCGCCGACGATCCTGACCTCGGGCACGCGCGACCTGTTCCTTTCGAACACGGTCAGGACGCATCGCAAGCTGCGCCGGGCCGGCGTCGTGGCCGATCTCAACGTCTATGAGGGCCAGAGCCACGCCCAATACGGCTTCGACATGAACGCGCCCGAGACCAAAGAAGCGTTCACCGACATCGCCCGCTTCTTCGACCGCCATCTCGGGCGCCGATAG
- the ftsY gene encoding signal recognition particle-docking protein FtsY — protein MLVDRGSSWHCASEGRADAQPKGCDREATGQAMSETQPKKRGFLSKLFGFEDDLPKAAEPQTAPEALPQPEAEAALAPDLPAGESAPPPIAMPEPAPLPAPPVMAPPAIAEPQPKRSWWRRLTEGLSRTSSALTTGITDLFTKRKLDAGTLEDLEDILIQADLGLATSARIAKAVGEGRYDKQIDPAEVKAILAREVEAILTPVALPLSIDATKKPFVILMVGVNGSGKTTTIGKLAAKFRAEGKSVMLAAGDTFRAAAIEQLKVWGERTGAEVVSGQQGADASGLAFEALQKARAAGTDVLLVDTAGRLQNKTGLMDELAKVVRVIRKLDPEAPHAALLVLDATVGQNALAQVEVFQQTAGVSGLVMTKLDGTARGGILVALAARFGLPVHFIGVGESVEDLEPFSAREFARAVAGLGEAA, from the coding sequence ATGCTGGTTGATCGCGGCTCGTCATGGCATTGCGCTAGCGAAGGCCGGGCGGACGCGCAACCCAAGGGCTGCGACCGCGAGGCGACGGGACAGGCGATGAGCGAGACGCAACCGAAGAAACGCGGCTTCCTTTCGAAGCTTTTCGGGTTCGAGGACGACCTGCCGAAGGCGGCCGAGCCGCAGACCGCGCCCGAGGCCCTGCCGCAGCCCGAAGCCGAAGCGGCGCTTGCTCCCGATTTGCCGGCGGGCGAGAGCGCGCCGCCGCCGATCGCCATGCCGGAACCGGCGCCGCTGCCCGCGCCCCCGGTGATGGCGCCGCCCGCGATCGCCGAACCGCAGCCGAAGCGAAGCTGGTGGCGGCGGCTGACGGAGGGGCTGTCGCGGACCTCCTCGGCGCTGACGACCGGAATCACGGACCTCTTCACCAAGCGCAAGCTCGATGCCGGCACGCTGGAGGATCTCGAGGACATCCTGATCCAGGCGGATCTGGGCCTGGCGACCTCGGCTCGCATCGCCAAGGCGGTCGGCGAAGGCCGTTACGACAAGCAGATCGATCCCGCCGAGGTGAAGGCGATCCTGGCGCGCGAGGTCGAGGCGATCCTGACGCCGGTGGCGCTACCACTCTCGATCGACGCCACGAAAAAGCCGTTCGTGATCCTGATGGTCGGCGTCAACGGCTCGGGCAAGACGACGACGATCGGCAAGCTCGCCGCGAAATTCAGGGCCGAGGGCAAATCGGTGATGTTGGCCGCCGGAGACACCTTCCGCGCCGCCGCGATCGAACAGCTCAAGGTCTGGGGTGAGCGCACCGGCGCGGAGGTCGTCTCCGGCCAGCAGGGCGCCGATGCCTCGGGGCTGGCCTTCGAGGCGCTGCAGAAGGCGCGCGCCGCCGGCACGGATGTGCTGCTGGTCGATACGGCCGGGCGGCTGCAGAACAAGACGGGGCTGATGGACGAACTCGCCAAGGTTGTCCGGGTGATCCGGAAGCTCGATCCGGAGGCGCCTCATGCGGCGCTGCTCGTGCTCGACGCCACCGTCGGGCAGAACGCGCTGGCCCAGGTCGAGGTGTTCCAGCAGACGGCAGGCGTCAGCGGGCTCGTCATGACGAAACTCGACGGCACGGCGCGCGGCGGCATTCTGGTGGCGCTGGCGGCCAGATTCGGTCTGCCGGTGCATTTCATCGGCGTCGGCGAGAGCGTCGAGGATCTGGAGCCGTTCTCGGCGCGCGAGTTCGCGCGCGCGGTAGCGGGATTGGGAGAAGCGGCGTGA
- a CDS encoding YkvA family protein gives MSEGFRSQFTADEMAEIRKSLRDEARFGSDFISVLRRVAKRIPFSEDLLAAWICARDPATPRRVRFTLLAALGYFVLPIDAIPDILPFLGFTDDAAVIAAAIAAVAGSITPEHREKAKAALAQL, from the coding sequence ATGAGCGAGGGCTTTCGTTCGCAGTTCACGGCCGACGAGATGGCGGAGATTCGCAAGAGCCTGCGGGACGAGGCGCGCTTCGGCTCGGATTTCATCAGCGTCCTCAGGCGCGTGGCCAAGCGCATTCCGTTCTCGGAGGATCTGCTGGCGGCGTGGATCTGCGCGCGCGATCCGGCGACGCCGCGCCGCGTCCGGTTCACCTTGCTGGCGGCGCTCGGTTATTTTGTGCTGCCGATCGACGCCATTCCCGACATCCTGCCATTCCTGGGCTTCACCGACGATGCGGCGGTAATCGCGGCTGCGATCGCGGCGGTGGCGGGTTCGATCACGCCGGAGCATCGCGAGAAGGCTAAGGCCGCGCTGGCGCAGCTTTGA
- a CDS encoding SDR family NAD(P)-dependent oxidoreductase: MKLDPSIAAIVTGGASGLGEATARMLTDHGVRVALFDMNAERGQAVAADTGALFVSCDVTSEASVDAALVEARAAHGVARIVVNCAGIAPGRRIVSKKRETGELVAHDTAMFEKAIAINLTGTFRMIAKSAVALAALEPITPDGSRGVFICTASIAAQDGQIGQAAYSASKAGIVGMTLPIARDLAQIGIRIMTIMPGLFETPMFDGLPEESRASLGASIPHPSRLGKPSEYAALVESIIGNDMLNGTAIRLDGAIRLAPK; the protein is encoded by the coding sequence ATGAAACTCGATCCCTCCATTGCCGCCATCGTCACCGGCGGCGCGTCCGGCCTCGGCGAGGCGACCGCCCGGATGCTTACGGATCATGGCGTGCGCGTCGCGCTGTTCGACATGAATGCCGAGCGCGGCCAAGCGGTTGCAGCCGACACCGGGGCGCTCTTCGTCTCCTGCGACGTCACCAGCGAAGCGTCCGTCGATGCCGCCCTGGTCGAGGCACGCGCTGCCCATGGCGTCGCCCGCATCGTCGTCAACTGTGCCGGCATCGCGCCGGGCCGCCGGATCGTCTCGAAGAAGCGCGAGACCGGCGAACTCGTCGCGCACGACACCGCGATGTTCGAAAAGGCCATCGCCATCAACCTGACGGGCACCTTCCGCATGATCGCGAAATCGGCGGTCGCGCTGGCCGCGCTCGAGCCGATTACGCCCGATGGCAGCCGCGGCGTCTTCATCTGCACCGCCTCCATCGCCGCGCAGGACGGCCAGATCGGCCAAGCCGCCTATTCCGCCTCGAAAGCCGGCATCGTCGGCATGACGCTGCCGATCGCGCGCGATCTCGCCCAGATCGGCATCCGCATCATGACGATCATGCCCGGCCTGTTCGAAACGCCGATGTTCGACGGCCTGCCCGAGGAATCGCGCGCCTCGCTTGGAGCCTCGATCCCGCATCCGTCGCGGCTCGGCAAGCCGTCCGAATACGCCGCTTTGGTCGAGAGCATCATCGGCAACGACATGCTCAACGGAACGGCGATAAGGCTCGACGGCGCGATAAGGCTCGCGCCGAAATAA
- a CDS encoding NADPH:quinone oxidoreductase family protein: MKALLCESHGPAAMLVIRDLPEPQPGPGEIVIAVRAAALNFFDTLIIENRYQTKPALPFSPCAECAGEIAAIGEGVTGWRIGERVAAWTGYGAAREKVVVSTDAIVRVPETLDDAQAAGLFVTYGTAMHGLIQRGHVKPGETLAILGAAGGAGLAAVEIGALLGAHVIACASSPDKLALAREHGAQAGLDYVAEDVKTGLRRLTDGRGVDVLYDTVGGDLAEPALRAMAWEGRYLVVGFAGGTIPKIPLNLLLLKGCDLRGVFWGDFVTRDPAAHRANMERLLAWAAAGQIRAHVHATIPLERWTEGYALIGDRKAKGKIVLTL, encoded by the coding sequence ATGAAGGCACTTCTCTGCGAGAGCCATGGCCCAGCCGCGATGTTGGTGATCCGTGATCTGCCCGAACCCCAGCCCGGCCCCGGCGAGATCGTCATCGCGGTCAGGGCCGCGGCATTGAACTTCTTCGACACGCTGATCATCGAGAATCGCTACCAGACCAAGCCGGCACTGCCCTTCTCGCCCTGCGCCGAATGCGCGGGAGAGATTGCAGCGATCGGCGAAGGCGTCACCGGCTGGCGGATCGGCGAGCGCGTCGCCGCCTGGACAGGATATGGCGCCGCCCGCGAAAAGGTCGTCGTTTCGACGGACGCGATCGTGCGTGTGCCCGAGACGCTAGACGATGCACAGGCCGCCGGGCTGTTCGTGACCTATGGCACCGCGATGCACGGCCTGATCCAGCGCGGCCACGTCAAACCCGGCGAGACGCTGGCGATCCTGGGGGCCGCGGGCGGCGCAGGCCTCGCCGCCGTGGAGATCGGCGCGCTGCTCGGCGCTCATGTCATCGCCTGCGCCTCCTCGCCCGACAAGCTCGCGCTCGCCCGCGAGCATGGCGCGCAGGCCGGGCTCGACTACGTCGCCGAAGACGTGAAGACAGGGTTGCGCCGGCTGACCGACGGCCGCGGCGTCGACGTGCTCTACGACACGGTCGGCGGCGATCTCGCGGAGCCCGCGCTGCGCGCCATGGCCTGGGAGGGACGCTATCTCGTGGTCGGCTTCGCCGGCGGCACGATCCCGAAAATCCCGCTCAATCTGCTGCTGCTCAAGGGCTGCGACCTGCGCGGCGTGTTCTGGGGCGATTTCGTCACGCGCGACCCAGCCGCGCACCGGGCCAACATGGAGCGCCTGCTCGCATGGGCAGCGGCCGGACAGATCCGCGCCCACGTCCACGCCACGATCCCGCTGGAGCGCTGGACCGAGGGCTACGCCCTGATCGGCGACCGCAAGGCCAAGGGCAAAATCGTCCTGACGCTGTGA
- a CDS encoding 4a-hydroxytetrahydrobiopterin dehydratase — MPKRLSPDARNEALVTLTGWKLVEGREAIGKRFVFRDFSEAFGWMTRVAMLAETMGHHPEWANVYRTVDVTLATHDAGGLTELDVRLARAMDAIAA; from the coding sequence ATGCCCAAGCGCCTCAGCCCCGACGCCCGCAACGAAGCGCTGGTGACGCTGACCGGCTGGAAGCTCGTGGAGGGCCGCGAGGCGATCGGCAAGCGCTTCGTCTTCCGCGATTTCAGCGAGGCGTTCGGCTGGATGACGCGGGTGGCGATGCTGGCCGAGACGATGGGCCATCATCCGGAATGGGCGAACGTCTACAGGACGGTCGACGTGACGCTGGCGACGCATGATGCCGGCGGGCTGACGGAGCTCGACGTGCGGCTTGCGCGGGCGATGGATGCGATCGCCGCCTAA